From the genome of Vicia villosa cultivar HV-30 ecotype Madison, WI linkage group LG2, Vvil1.0, whole genome shotgun sequence, one region includes:
- the LOC131648868 gene encoding importin beta-like SAD2, with protein sequence MDEVGVILQATLSPNPDERKAAELRLDQIQYAPHHLPTLLQIIVHANSDIAVRQVAAIHFKNFIAKNWSPPSPSDSHHTISIADKDLVRNHILLFLPQLPSLLRVQLGECLKTILHSDYPEQCPNLLDWIKHNLQDQQQVYSALFVLRILSIKYEFKSDDERTPAYHIVEETFPHLLNIFNTLVQIANPSIEVADLIKLICKIFWSSIYLELPKLLFDQNVFNAWMVLFLNVLERPVPSEGQPVDPDLRKSWGWWKVKKWTIHILNRLYTRFGDLKPRNPENKAFAQMFHKHYAGKILDCHLNLLNVIRVGGYLPDRVINLVLQYLTNSVSKKSMYTVMQPRLDVLLFEIVFPLMCFNDNDQKLWDEDPHEYVRKGYDIIEDLYSPKTASVDFVSELLRKRREDNFHKFVQFIVEILKRYDEAPVEYKSYRQKDGALLAIGTLCDKLKQTEPYKSELERMLVQHVFPEFGSPVGHLRAKAAWVAGQYAHISFSDQNNFRKAMQCVVCGMRDPELPVRIDSVFALRSFIEACEDLDEIRPLLPPLLDEFFKLMNEVENEDLVFTLETIVDKFGEEMAPYALGLCQNLAAAFWRCMNSADADDEDDDPSSLAAVGCLRAISTILESVSSLPQIFVQIEPTLLPIMRSMLTTDGQEVFEEILEIASYMTFFSPTISLDLWSLWPIIMEALADWAIDFFPNIMVPLDNYISRGTVHFVTCKEPDYQQSLWNMISSLMADKNMEDSDIEPAPKLIEAVFLNCRGLVDHWVEPYLRITVERLHRTGKSNLKCLLMQVIADGLYYNAALTLSILQKLGVASEIFNLWFHMLQEVKKSGAHANFKREHGKKVCCLGLTSLLVLPADQLPGEALGRVFRATLDLLVAYKDQVAEAAKEEEEEEEEVDDMDGFQTDDEVEDDSGSDGEMGADAEDGDEAASSNLRKLADQAKSFRPSDDDSEDDFSDDEDLQSPIDEVDPFIFFVDTMKVMQSSDPIKFQNLTQTLEFSYQALASGVAQHAEMRRGEIEKEKSEKSSAIADS encoded by the exons ATGGATGAAGTCGGTGTTATACTGCAAGCCACTCTCAGTCCCAATCCCGATGAACGCAAAGCTGCTGAACTAAGGTTGGATCAGATCCAGTACGCCCCTCACCATCTCCCCACTCTGTTACAGATCATCGTTCACGCCAACTCTGACATTGCCGTCAGACAAGTTGCCGCTATTCACTTCAAAAACTTCATTGCTAAGAATTGGTCTCCTCCTTCTCCTTCCGATTCTCACCACACTATCTCTATCGCCGATAAAGACCTCGTCAGGAATCACATTCTCCTTTTTCTACCTCAACTTCCTTCTCTTCTGAG AGTTCAACTTGGCGAGTGCCTCAAGACAATTCTTCATTCCGACTATCCCGAACAATGTCCCAATCTTCTTGATTGGATCAAGCATAATTTACAGGATCAACAACAAGTTTACTCCGCCTTATTTGTTCTCCGCATTCTTTCTATTAAATATGA GTTCAAATCAGATGACGAGAGGACTCCGGCTTATCACATTGTTGAAGAGACGTTTCCTCaccttctcaatattttcaacaCCCTTGTCCAGATTGCTAATCCATCCATTGAAGTAGCTGATCTCATCAAGCTTATCTGTAAAATATTCTGGTCCTCCATATAT TTGGAGCTTCCAAAGCTTTTGTTTGATCAAAATGTATTCAATGCTTGGATGGTGCTGTTTTTAAATGTATTGGAGAGGCCTGTTCCCTCGGAAGGTCAGCCTGTTGATCCCGATCTTCGTAAATCATGGGGCTGGTGGAAAGTAAAAAAATGGACAATTCACATTCTAAATAGGCTATACACTCG TTTTGGCGACTTGAAGCCGCGAAACCCTGAAAACAAGGCCTTTGCTCAGATGTTTCACAAGCATTATGCAGGGAAGATTTTGGATTGCCACTTAAATCTGTTGAATGTCATTCGAGTAGGTGGTTATTTACCTGACCGAGTCATCAACCTGGTTCTTCAATATCTAACCAACAG TGTTTCAAAGAAAAGCATGTATACTGTGATGCAGCCTCGGCTTGATGTTCttctttttgaaattgtttttcctCTTATGTGCTTTAATGATAATGATCAAAAGCTTTGGGACGAAGATCCTCATGAATATGTTAGGAAAGGCTATG ACATTATTGAAGACTTGTATAGTCCTAAGACTGCCTCTGTGGATTTTGTGAGTGAGCTGCTTCGAAAACGCAGGGAAGATAATTTTCATAAATTTGTGCAATTCATAGTTGAAATTTTGAAAAG GTATGATGAAGCACCAGTAGAATACAAGTCTTATAGACAGAAAGATGGCGCTCTTCTTGCTATTGGGACACTTTGTGACAAATTGAAACAAACCGAGCCCTATAAATCTGAACTTGAGCGTATGTTAGTGCAACATGTATTTCCTGAGTTCGGCAGCCCCGTTGGTCATCTTAGGGCCAAG GCAGCATGGGTTGCAGGACAATATGCCCACATTAGCTTCTCGGATCAGAACAATTTCCGAAAGGCAATGCAGTGTGTTGTATGTGGAATGCGAGATCCTGAACTTCCTGTTCGCATTGATTCTGTTTTTGCTCTGCGTTCTTTCATTGAAGCTTGCGAAG ATTTAGATGAAATTCGTCCTCTTCTCCCTCCACTCCTTGATG AGTTCTTCAAACTTATGAATGAAGTTGAGAATGAGGACCTCGTGTTTACTTTGGAGACTATTGTGGACAAGTTTGGGGAAGAAATGGCTCCTTATGCGCTTGGATTATGccaaaatttg GCAGCTGCATTTTGGAGGTGTATGAACTCTGCCGAtgctgatgatgaagatgatgatccaAGTTCTCTGGCTGCAGTTGGTTGCTTGCGTGCCATTAGCACAATACTTGAATCAGTGAGCAGTCTTCCCCAAATTTTTGTTCAAATCGAGCCTACTTTGCTTCCCATAATGCGTAGCATGTTAACGACCGATGGTCAAG AGGTTTTTGAAGAAATTTTGGAAATTGCATCATATATGacttttttctctccaacaataTCATTGGACTTATGGAGTCTTTGGCCAATAATAATGGAAGCACTAGCAGACTGGGCAATTGATTTTTTTCCAA ATATAATGGTTCCTCTGGACAATTACATTTCAAGGGGAACTGTTCATTTCGTTACTTGCAAAGAACCTGACTATCAACAGAGTTTGTGGAATATGATTTCATCT CTTATGGCAGATAAAAATATGGAGGATAGTGATATTGAGCCAGCCCCAAAGCTTATTGAAGCTGTCTTCCTAAACTGCAGAGGACTGGTGGACCACTGGGTTGAGCCGTATCTCAGAATTACAGTTGAACGCTTGCATCGAACtggaaaatcaaatttaaaatgtCTTCTCATGCAAGTG ATTGCAGATGGTCTATACTACAATGCTGCATTGACTCTCAGCATATTGCAAAAGTTAGGTGTTGCATCAGAAATCTTCAATCTTTGGTTTCATATGCTACAAGAAGTCAAGAAGAGTGGTGCACATGCTAATTTTAAAAG GGAACATGGTAAGAAAGTCTGCTGCCTTGGTTTAACATCCTTGCTGGTGCTTCCAGCTGATCAATTGCCAGGAGAGGCTTTAGGCCGGGTATTCCGTGCCACTCTTGATCTTCTGGTTGCATACAAAGATCAAGTTGCAG AAGCTGCAAAAgaggaggaggaagaagaagaagaagttgatgATATGGATGGCTTTCAAACTGATGATGAAGTTGAGGACGACAGTGGTTCTGACGGGGAAATGGGAGCTGATGCTGAAGATGGAGATGAAGCTGCCAGTAGTAATCTTAGAAAGTTGGCTGATCAG GCAAAGTCATTCAGGCCCAGTGACGATGACTCGGAGGATGACTTCAGTGATGACGAAGATTTGCAATCCCCAATTGATGAGGTggatccttttattttctttgtggATACAATGAAAG TGATGCAATCGTCCGATCCAATAAAGTTTCAGAACTTGACCCAGACACTTGAGTTCTCTTATCAAGCTCTTGCAAGTGGTGTTGCCCAGCATGCCGAGATGAGAAGAGGTGAAATTGAGAAGGAAAAATCAGAGAAGTCGTCAGCTATCGCAGATTCTTAA